In Sander lucioperca isolate FBNREF2018 chromosome 21, SLUC_FBN_1.2, whole genome shotgun sequence, the following proteins share a genomic window:
- the recql5 gene encoding ATP-dependent DNA helicase Q5 isoform X1: MTTTSKQALKTHFGFDNFRSKLQEDVVKAVLKGDRDVFVCMPTGAGKSLCYQLPAVLAEGITLVISPLIALIQDQVDRLKSLNIPACSINSKLPAGERRLILADLGSSSPKLKMLYITPEMVASPTFQPCLTGLCSRGLLSYLAVDEAHCVSQWGHDFRPDYLKLGELRGRLPGVPCLALTATAPKNVQDDIVQSLRLRSPLSFVSPVFRSNLHYDVIFRELLPNPYVHLYAFIQKALGLDKGSNGQGCGIVYCRTREGCETVAYQLTKLGVLAKPYHAGLKAGDRTEAQNDWMQGKVLVIVATISFGMGVDKANVRFVAHWNLAKSLASYYQESGRAGRDGLPSSCRTYYSPRDKEQINFLIRQEVARKQAKRGSEKQTDKTAITDFDAMVSYCAQECCRHATISKFFGDKTPNCAGACDYCRNPKGVRAQLERAATLSTKTEAQSKGPTGPFGFQPGLYEGGKKGYGFERYDEGDASSEDDGSNRKKEFSDLFKRQMNMRKATDSQREDFVPPDADCPLREASSQRIPRLTVKAREHCLCLLQEALYGHQGAEDSFNCSTLSSLSLSSDTLSVAVDIEYEVFKSSKSSNLYKAAVLKKVSEMKKSAPGEKGGGVKTDGRSETRENESKLKEEPSSSSSASFSEELQGFTSASEIYSMKRKRVGAGLRGSSDPFQTAKDLLKASMSDTVSNKGTESGGFYSDSSGGSGETSGDASSAVTSSIRARANAAAAATMNSPTKAGRAMSKKQQKLAEAAKSSRNISQYFAKKETTEDSQEEAETPRGLDAMLSHTTAVVAQESVSQQEHSPVTVDDVEISPVETQDVIQEESKNKVIVITDDEEEEKHKTETLELEQLQDTSIEYMKSTAEQNKPEDEAKPPLTEGLTDDIKANKSESSPPAKRSRPLDRRVTFNPNVQERALIPANEPPKPVTLKEAADIVVRYLDPFYTQGKFATKELFKSFARYLSHLLTEGRSRGKGQVKAEAKAIIKKFFSRVKRCESEADWKHLKRPQSCKTTENNE; this comes from the exons ATGACAACAACTTCAAAACAGGCTTTAAAAACCCACTTTGGGTTCGACAACTTTCGGTCTAAACTACAGGAAGATGTTGTCAAAGCAGTCCTTAAAG GTGACagggatgtgtttgtgtgcatgcccACTGGAGCAGGAAAGTCCCTCTGCTACCAGCTGCCTGCTGTCCTGGCTGAGGGTATTACTCTGGTTATATCCCCACTAATCGCTCTCATTCAG GACCAAGTGGACCGCCTGAAAAGTCTGAACATCCCTGCTTGCTCCATCAACTCCAAGCTCCCAGCAGGCGAGCGCCGTCTGATCCTGGCTGACCTAGGGAGCAGCAGCCCCAAGCTGAAGATGCTCTACATCACTCCAGAGATGGTGGCCTCTCCCACATTCCAGCCCTGCCTGACGGGCCTGTGCTCCCGCGGCCTGCTGTCTTACCTGGCTGTGGACGAGGCTCACTGCGTCTCCCAGTGGGGACACGACTTCAGGCCAGACTACCTCAAACTGGGAGAGCTGCGCGGTCGCTTGCCAGGGGTTCCCTGTTTGGCCCTGACAGCGACAGCACCCAAGAATGTACAAGATGACATTGTTCAATCCCTGAGACTGCGTTCGCCACTGTCTTTTGTTTCACCTGTCTTCCGCAGTAACTTGCACTATGATGTGATCTTCAGGGAGCTGCTGCCAAACCCCTACGTCCACCTCTACGCCTTCATTCAGAAGGCACTGGGACTGGACAAAGGCTCTAATGGACAG GGTTGTGGGATTGTGTACTGTCGGACCAGGGAAGGCTGTGAAACAGTGGCTTACCAGCTGACCAAGCTTGGAGTCTTGGCCAAACCGTATCATGCAG GTCTGAAGGCAGGGGATCGCACAGAGGCCCAGAATGACTGGATGCAGGGGAAAGTTCTGGTTATTGTAGCCACTATCAGCTTTGGCATGGGAGTAGACAAGGCCAATGTCAG GTTTGTAGCTCACTGGAACCTCGCTAAGTCCCTGGCCAGTtactaccaagagtctgggcgAGCTGGGAGAGACGGCCTGCCCTCCTCGTGTCGCACATACTACTCCCCGAGAGATAAAGAGCAAATTAACTTCCTCATCCGCCAGGAGGTTGCCCGCAAACAG GCGAAACGAGGCTCTgaaaagcagacagacaaaacaGCCATTACAGACTTTGATGCCATGGTGTCATACTGTGCTCAAGAATG TTGCCGCCATGCCACCATCTCCAAGTTCTTTGGGGACAAGACGCCAAACTGTGCAGGTGCCTGCGACTACTGTCGTAACCCCAAAGGTGTGCGCGCCCAGCTGGAGAGGGCGGCCACCCTCAGCACCAAGACGGAAGCTCAGAGCAAAGGGCCCACAGGACCGTTCGGTTTCCAGCCGGGCCTTTatgaaggaggaaagaagggcTATGGTTTTGAAAG GTATGACGAAGGGGATGCAAGCAGTGAAGACGATGGCTCAAACAGGAAAAAGGAGTTTTCAGACCTCTTCAAGAGGCAGATGAACATGCGGAAG GCCACTGACAGTCAGAGGGAAGACTTTGTTCCCCCAG ATGCTGACTGCCCACTCAGAGAGGCCAGCAGTCAGAGGATCCCCAGACTCACTGTAAAG GCCAGAGAGCACTGCCTGTGCCTCTTGCAGGAAGCATTGTAtggccaccagggggcagaAGACTCATTCAA TTGCTCTACGttgtcttctctgtctctcagcaGTGACACCCTGTCTGTAGCAGTGGATATTGAATATGAGGTCTTCAAGAGCAGCAAGTCCTCCAACTTGTACAAAGCTGCTGTCCTAAAGAAG GTATCAGAGATGAAGAAAAGTGCACctggagaaaaaggaggaggtgTCAAGACCGACGGCAGGAGTGAAACCAGAGAAAATGAGTCAAAACTCAAAGAGGaaccttcctcctcttcttctgccTCCTTTTCTGAGGAGCTGCAGGGGTTCACATCTGCATCTGAGATCTACTCT ATGAAGCGTAAGAGAGTAGGAGCAGGTCTGAGGGGATCATCCGACCCCTTCCAGACTGCTAAGGATCTGCTGAAGGCCTCCATGTCGGACACTGTGTCTAACAAGGGGACAGAGAGCGGCGGATTTTACAGTGACAGCTCAGGAGGCTCCGGAGAGACAAGCGGCGATGCATCTTCGGCTGTAACGTCGTCCATCAGAGCCAGAGCGaacgccgccgccgccgccaccATGAACAGCCCGACGAAGGCGGGCAGAGCCATGAGCAAGAAGCAGCAGAAGCTAGCGGAAGCGGCAAAGAGCTCCCGCAACATTTCCCAGTATTTTGCGAAGAAAGAAACAACGGAGGACAGCCAGGAGGAGGCGGAGACGCCGAGGGGACTTGATGCTATGTTATCTCACACCACAGCGGTGGTCGCTCAAGAAAGCGTTAGCCAGCAGGAACACTCACCCGTCACTGTGGACGATGTAGAGATCAGTCCTGTAGAGACTCAGGATGTGATCcaagaagaaagtaaaaacaaagtaaTAGTCATTActgatgatgaagaggaggaaaaacATAAAACGGAGACGTTGGAGCTGGAGCAGCTTCAAGACACATCTATAGAGTATATGAAGTCCACTGCAGA acaaaacaaacctGAGGATGAAGCTAAACCACCTCTAACAGAAGGG ttgaCAGATGATATAAAAGCGAATAAGAGCGAGTCGTCTCCTCCAGCGAAGCGCAGCCGGCCCTTAGACAGAAGAGTAACGTTCAACCCCAATGTGCAGGAGAGGGCCCTGATCCCCGCCAACGAGCCACCCAAGCCTGTGACGCTGAAGGAGGCCGCTGATATTGTGGTCCGCTATCTGGACCCCTTTTACACTCAGGGAAAGTTTGCCACCAAG GAGCTGTTTAAGTCCTTTGCCCGCTACTTATCTCACCTTCTCACAGAGGGCAGGAGTCGGGGAAAAGGCCAAG ttAAAGCAGAAGCCAAAGCTATCATCAAGAAGTTCTTCAGCAGAGTCAAGCGCTGTGAGAGCGAGGCAGACTGGAAGCACCTAAAAAGACCGCAGAGCTGTAAAACCACAGAGAACAATGAATGA
- the LOC116065498 gene encoding butyrophilin subfamily 3 member A3-like: protein MMQCFHFMVEPAKNLTAKIKESHKRAKNEKREPLDEDQLFIVDLARDLSRVCQRSAVLENIWNLDDIWPASLCRVFILQWASMLESKKRPLQTDGWPEMDEVKQPDMINEQDVLQAKTVILTWIKDLRAQPEQSVWPGEPVAKALEDLQSAWRWGRAPNLLTAMELVFWTLIVQRPDKDTIPQQWLMWKQRTQKIGAISYIPQPVWDWISDASVEVTLDLDTANPDLLITDEKRMRCGFERKDVPNYHQRFDGWWCAVGIEGFSSGRHYWEVDVGERDWRLGVAKESALRKGFKSLNTDTGYLSLRLERGTELKALTVPFTALPAGLIPRKVGIYLDYDRGQLSFYDVDKHFHIYTYNESFGEKLFPLFGTVEIGKDLVIKSPAAKTQCLCPTPCLWG, encoded by the exons ATGATGCAGTGTTTTCACTTCATGGTGGAGCCGGCCAAAAACCTTACGGCCAAGATAAAG GAATCACACAAGAGAGCGAAGAATGAGAAGAGGGAGCCTTTGGATGAGGATCAGCTGTTTATTGTGGATCTGGCTCGAGATCTAAGCCGAGTGTGCCAG AGGTCAGCAGTCCTGGAGAACATCTGGAACCTTGATGACATCTGGCCAGCCTCTCTCTGCAGGGTCTTCATTCTACAGTGGGCCTCCATGTTAGAGAGCAAG aAGAGGCCCTTGCAGACAGATGGCTGGCCAGAGATGGACGAGGTCAAACAGCCTGATATGATTAATGAGCAGGACGTGCTGCAGGCCAAAACTGTGATCCTCACCTGGATCAAGGACCTGAGAGCTCAGCCTGAG CAAAGTGTGTGGCCTGGGGAACCTGTTGCAAAGGCTCTGGAGGACCTGCAGTCAGCCTGGCGCTGGGGCCGTGCGCCCAATCTGCTGACGGCTATGGAGCTGGTTTTTTGGACTTTAATCGTGCAGCGCCCAGATAAG GATACCATACCGCAGCAGTGGCTCATGTGGAAGCAGAGGACTCAAAAGATTG GTGCCATATCCTACATCCCTCAACCAG TGTGGGATTGGATCTCAGATGCTTCAG TGGAGGTGACTCTGGATCTGGACACAGCCAACCCTGATCTGCTCATCACTGACGAGAAGAGGATGCGCTGTGGCTTTGAGCGGAAGGATGTTCCCAACTACCACCAACGCTTCGACGGCTGGTGGTGTGCTGTCGGGATTGAGGGCTTCAGCTCGGGCCGCCACTACTGGGAGGTGGACGTGGGAGAGCGGGACTGGAGGCTGGGCGTGGCCAAAGAATCGGCCCTGAGGAAAGGCTTCAAGTCCCTGAACACGGACACGGGTTATCTGAGCCTGCGGCTGGAGAGGGGCACTGAGCTGAAGGCACTGACGGTGCCATTCACCGCCCTGCCGGCTGGCCTCATCCCCCGCAAGGTGGGCATCTACCTCGACTACGACCGCGGCCAGCTGTCCTTCTATGACGTGGACAAACACTTCCACATTTACACCTATAACGAGAGCTTCGGTGAGAAGCTTTTCCCCTTGTTTGGGACAGTGGAGATCGGCAAGGATCTGGTGATCAAGTCTCCAGCGGCTAAGACCCAATGTCTCTGCCCCACGCCCTGCCTCTGGGGTTGA
- the recql5 gene encoding ATP-dependent DNA helicase Q5 isoform X3: MTTTSKQALKTHFGFDNFRSKLQEDVVKAVLKGDRDVFVCMPTGAGKSLCYQLPAVLAEGITLVISPLIALIQDQVDRLKSLNIPACSINSKLPAGERRLILADLGSSSPKLKMLYITPEMVASPTFQPCLTGLCSRGLLSYLAVDEAHCVSQWGHDFRPDYLKLGELRGRLPGVPCLALTATAPKNVQDDIVQSLRLRSPLSFVSPVFRSNLHYDVIFRELLPNPYVHLYAFIQKALGLDKGSNGQGCGIVYCRTREGCETVAYQLTKLGVLAKPYHAGLKAGDRTEAQNDWMQGKVLVIVATISFGMGVDKANVRFVAHWNLAKSLASYYQESGRAGRDGLPSSCRTYYSPRDKEQINFLIRQEVARKQAKRGSEKQTDKTAITDFDAMVSYCAQECCRHATISKFFGDKTPNCAGACDYCRNPKGVRAQLERAATLSTKTEAQSKGPTGPFGFQPGLYEGGKKGYGFERYDEGDASSEDDGSNRKKEFSDLFKRQMNMRKATDSQREDFVPPDADCPLREASSQRIPRLTVKAREHCLCLLQEALYGHQGAEDSFNDTLSVAVDIEYEVFKSSKSSNLYKAAVLKKVSEMKKSAPGEKGGGVKTDGRSETRENESKLKEEPSSSSSASFSEELQGFTSASEIYSMKRKRVGAGLRGSSDPFQTAKDLLKASMSDTVSNKGTESGGFYSDSSGGSGETSGDASSAVTSSIRARANAAAAATMNSPTKAGRAMSKKQQKLAEAAKSSRNISQYFAKKETTEDSQEEAETPRGLDAMLSHTTAVVAQESVSQQEHSPVTVDDVEISPVETQDVIQEESKNKVIVITDDEEEEKHKTETLELEQLQDTSIEYMKSTAEQNKPEDEAKPPLTEGLTDDIKANKSESSPPAKRSRPLDRRVTFNPNVQERALIPANEPPKPVTLKEAADIVVRYLDPFYTQGKFATKELFKSFARYLSHLLTEGRSRGKGQVKAEAKAIIKKFFSRVKRCESEADWKHLKRPQSCKTTENNE, from the exons ATGACAACAACTTCAAAACAGGCTTTAAAAACCCACTTTGGGTTCGACAACTTTCGGTCTAAACTACAGGAAGATGTTGTCAAAGCAGTCCTTAAAG GTGACagggatgtgtttgtgtgcatgcccACTGGAGCAGGAAAGTCCCTCTGCTACCAGCTGCCTGCTGTCCTGGCTGAGGGTATTACTCTGGTTATATCCCCACTAATCGCTCTCATTCAG GACCAAGTGGACCGCCTGAAAAGTCTGAACATCCCTGCTTGCTCCATCAACTCCAAGCTCCCAGCAGGCGAGCGCCGTCTGATCCTGGCTGACCTAGGGAGCAGCAGCCCCAAGCTGAAGATGCTCTACATCACTCCAGAGATGGTGGCCTCTCCCACATTCCAGCCCTGCCTGACGGGCCTGTGCTCCCGCGGCCTGCTGTCTTACCTGGCTGTGGACGAGGCTCACTGCGTCTCCCAGTGGGGACACGACTTCAGGCCAGACTACCTCAAACTGGGAGAGCTGCGCGGTCGCTTGCCAGGGGTTCCCTGTTTGGCCCTGACAGCGACAGCACCCAAGAATGTACAAGATGACATTGTTCAATCCCTGAGACTGCGTTCGCCACTGTCTTTTGTTTCACCTGTCTTCCGCAGTAACTTGCACTATGATGTGATCTTCAGGGAGCTGCTGCCAAACCCCTACGTCCACCTCTACGCCTTCATTCAGAAGGCACTGGGACTGGACAAAGGCTCTAATGGACAG GGTTGTGGGATTGTGTACTGTCGGACCAGGGAAGGCTGTGAAACAGTGGCTTACCAGCTGACCAAGCTTGGAGTCTTGGCCAAACCGTATCATGCAG GTCTGAAGGCAGGGGATCGCACAGAGGCCCAGAATGACTGGATGCAGGGGAAAGTTCTGGTTATTGTAGCCACTATCAGCTTTGGCATGGGAGTAGACAAGGCCAATGTCAG GTTTGTAGCTCACTGGAACCTCGCTAAGTCCCTGGCCAGTtactaccaagagtctgggcgAGCTGGGAGAGACGGCCTGCCCTCCTCGTGTCGCACATACTACTCCCCGAGAGATAAAGAGCAAATTAACTTCCTCATCCGCCAGGAGGTTGCCCGCAAACAG GCGAAACGAGGCTCTgaaaagcagacagacaaaacaGCCATTACAGACTTTGATGCCATGGTGTCATACTGTGCTCAAGAATG TTGCCGCCATGCCACCATCTCCAAGTTCTTTGGGGACAAGACGCCAAACTGTGCAGGTGCCTGCGACTACTGTCGTAACCCCAAAGGTGTGCGCGCCCAGCTGGAGAGGGCGGCCACCCTCAGCACCAAGACGGAAGCTCAGAGCAAAGGGCCCACAGGACCGTTCGGTTTCCAGCCGGGCCTTTatgaaggaggaaagaagggcTATGGTTTTGAAAG GTATGACGAAGGGGATGCAAGCAGTGAAGACGATGGCTCAAACAGGAAAAAGGAGTTTTCAGACCTCTTCAAGAGGCAGATGAACATGCGGAAG GCCACTGACAGTCAGAGGGAAGACTTTGTTCCCCCAG ATGCTGACTGCCCACTCAGAGAGGCCAGCAGTCAGAGGATCCCCAGACTCACTGTAAAG GCCAGAGAGCACTGCCTGTGCCTCTTGCAGGAAGCATTGTAtggccaccagggggcagaAGACTCATTCAA TGACACCCTGTCTGTAGCAGTGGATATTGAATATGAGGTCTTCAAGAGCAGCAAGTCCTCCAACTTGTACAAAGCTGCTGTCCTAAAGAAG GTATCAGAGATGAAGAAAAGTGCACctggagaaaaaggaggaggtgTCAAGACCGACGGCAGGAGTGAAACCAGAGAAAATGAGTCAAAACTCAAAGAGGaaccttcctcctcttcttctgccTCCTTTTCTGAGGAGCTGCAGGGGTTCACATCTGCATCTGAGATCTACTCT ATGAAGCGTAAGAGAGTAGGAGCAGGTCTGAGGGGATCATCCGACCCCTTCCAGACTGCTAAGGATCTGCTGAAGGCCTCCATGTCGGACACTGTGTCTAACAAGGGGACAGAGAGCGGCGGATTTTACAGTGACAGCTCAGGAGGCTCCGGAGAGACAAGCGGCGATGCATCTTCGGCTGTAACGTCGTCCATCAGAGCCAGAGCGaacgccgccgccgccgccaccATGAACAGCCCGACGAAGGCGGGCAGAGCCATGAGCAAGAAGCAGCAGAAGCTAGCGGAAGCGGCAAAGAGCTCCCGCAACATTTCCCAGTATTTTGCGAAGAAAGAAACAACGGAGGACAGCCAGGAGGAGGCGGAGACGCCGAGGGGACTTGATGCTATGTTATCTCACACCACAGCGGTGGTCGCTCAAGAAAGCGTTAGCCAGCAGGAACACTCACCCGTCACTGTGGACGATGTAGAGATCAGTCCTGTAGAGACTCAGGATGTGATCcaagaagaaagtaaaaacaaagtaaTAGTCATTActgatgatgaagaggaggaaaaacATAAAACGGAGACGTTGGAGCTGGAGCAGCTTCAAGACACATCTATAGAGTATATGAAGTCCACTGCAGA acaaaacaaacctGAGGATGAAGCTAAACCACCTCTAACAGAAGGG ttgaCAGATGATATAAAAGCGAATAAGAGCGAGTCGTCTCCTCCAGCGAAGCGCAGCCGGCCCTTAGACAGAAGAGTAACGTTCAACCCCAATGTGCAGGAGAGGGCCCTGATCCCCGCCAACGAGCCACCCAAGCCTGTGACGCTGAAGGAGGCCGCTGATATTGTGGTCCGCTATCTGGACCCCTTTTACACTCAGGGAAAGTTTGCCACCAAG GAGCTGTTTAAGTCCTTTGCCCGCTACTTATCTCACCTTCTCACAGAGGGCAGGAGTCGGGGAAAAGGCCAAG ttAAAGCAGAAGCCAAAGCTATCATCAAGAAGTTCTTCAGCAGAGTCAAGCGCTGTGAGAGCGAGGCAGACTGGAAGCACCTAAAAAGACCGCAGAGCTGTAAAACCACAGAGAACAATGAATGA
- the recql5 gene encoding ATP-dependent DNA helicase Q5 isoform X2, with product MTTTSKQALKTHFGFDNFRSKLQEDVVKAVLKGDRDVFVCMPTGAGKSLCYQLPAVLAEGITLVISPLIALIQDQVDRLKSLNIPACSINSKLPAGERRLILADLGSSSPKLKMLYITPEMVASPTFQPCLTGLCSRGLLSYLAVDEAHCVSQWGHDFRPDYLKLGELRGRLPGVPCLALTATAPKNVQDDIVQSLRLRSPLSFVSPVFRSNLHYDVIFRELLPNPYVHLYAFIQKALGLDKGSNGQGCGIVYCRTREGCETVAYQLTKLGVLAKPYHAGLKAGDRTEAQNDWMQGKVLVIVATISFGMGVDKANVRFVAHWNLAKSLASYYQESGRAGRDGLPSSCRTYYSPRDKEQINFLIRQEVARKQAKRGSEKQTDKTAITDFDAMVSYCAQECCRHATISKFFGDKTPNCAGACDYCRNPKGVRAQLERAATLSTKTEAQSKGPTGPFGFQPGLYEGGKKGYGFERYDEGDASSEDDGSNRKKEFSDLFKRQMNMRKATDSQREDFVPPDADCPLREASSQRIPRLTVKAREHCLCLLQEALYGHQGAEDSFNSDTLSVAVDIEYEVFKSSKSSNLYKAAVLKKVSEMKKSAPGEKGGGVKTDGRSETRENESKLKEEPSSSSSASFSEELQGFTSASEIYSMKRKRVGAGLRGSSDPFQTAKDLLKASMSDTVSNKGTESGGFYSDSSGGSGETSGDASSAVTSSIRARANAAAAATMNSPTKAGRAMSKKQQKLAEAAKSSRNISQYFAKKETTEDSQEEAETPRGLDAMLSHTTAVVAQESVSQQEHSPVTVDDVEISPVETQDVIQEESKNKVIVITDDEEEEKHKTETLELEQLQDTSIEYMKSTAEQNKPEDEAKPPLTEGLTDDIKANKSESSPPAKRSRPLDRRVTFNPNVQERALIPANEPPKPVTLKEAADIVVRYLDPFYTQGKFATKELFKSFARYLSHLLTEGRSRGKGQVKAEAKAIIKKFFSRVKRCESEADWKHLKRPQSCKTTENNE from the exons ATGACAACAACTTCAAAACAGGCTTTAAAAACCCACTTTGGGTTCGACAACTTTCGGTCTAAACTACAGGAAGATGTTGTCAAAGCAGTCCTTAAAG GTGACagggatgtgtttgtgtgcatgcccACTGGAGCAGGAAAGTCCCTCTGCTACCAGCTGCCTGCTGTCCTGGCTGAGGGTATTACTCTGGTTATATCCCCACTAATCGCTCTCATTCAG GACCAAGTGGACCGCCTGAAAAGTCTGAACATCCCTGCTTGCTCCATCAACTCCAAGCTCCCAGCAGGCGAGCGCCGTCTGATCCTGGCTGACCTAGGGAGCAGCAGCCCCAAGCTGAAGATGCTCTACATCACTCCAGAGATGGTGGCCTCTCCCACATTCCAGCCCTGCCTGACGGGCCTGTGCTCCCGCGGCCTGCTGTCTTACCTGGCTGTGGACGAGGCTCACTGCGTCTCCCAGTGGGGACACGACTTCAGGCCAGACTACCTCAAACTGGGAGAGCTGCGCGGTCGCTTGCCAGGGGTTCCCTGTTTGGCCCTGACAGCGACAGCACCCAAGAATGTACAAGATGACATTGTTCAATCCCTGAGACTGCGTTCGCCACTGTCTTTTGTTTCACCTGTCTTCCGCAGTAACTTGCACTATGATGTGATCTTCAGGGAGCTGCTGCCAAACCCCTACGTCCACCTCTACGCCTTCATTCAGAAGGCACTGGGACTGGACAAAGGCTCTAATGGACAG GGTTGTGGGATTGTGTACTGTCGGACCAGGGAAGGCTGTGAAACAGTGGCTTACCAGCTGACCAAGCTTGGAGTCTTGGCCAAACCGTATCATGCAG GTCTGAAGGCAGGGGATCGCACAGAGGCCCAGAATGACTGGATGCAGGGGAAAGTTCTGGTTATTGTAGCCACTATCAGCTTTGGCATGGGAGTAGACAAGGCCAATGTCAG GTTTGTAGCTCACTGGAACCTCGCTAAGTCCCTGGCCAGTtactaccaagagtctgggcgAGCTGGGAGAGACGGCCTGCCCTCCTCGTGTCGCACATACTACTCCCCGAGAGATAAAGAGCAAATTAACTTCCTCATCCGCCAGGAGGTTGCCCGCAAACAG GCGAAACGAGGCTCTgaaaagcagacagacaaaacaGCCATTACAGACTTTGATGCCATGGTGTCATACTGTGCTCAAGAATG TTGCCGCCATGCCACCATCTCCAAGTTCTTTGGGGACAAGACGCCAAACTGTGCAGGTGCCTGCGACTACTGTCGTAACCCCAAAGGTGTGCGCGCCCAGCTGGAGAGGGCGGCCACCCTCAGCACCAAGACGGAAGCTCAGAGCAAAGGGCCCACAGGACCGTTCGGTTTCCAGCCGGGCCTTTatgaaggaggaaagaagggcTATGGTTTTGAAAG GTATGACGAAGGGGATGCAAGCAGTGAAGACGATGGCTCAAACAGGAAAAAGGAGTTTTCAGACCTCTTCAAGAGGCAGATGAACATGCGGAAG GCCACTGACAGTCAGAGGGAAGACTTTGTTCCCCCAG ATGCTGACTGCCCACTCAGAGAGGCCAGCAGTCAGAGGATCCCCAGACTCACTGTAAAG GCCAGAGAGCACTGCCTGTGCCTCTTGCAGGAAGCATTGTAtggccaccagggggcagaAGACTCATTCAA caGTGACACCCTGTCTGTAGCAGTGGATATTGAATATGAGGTCTTCAAGAGCAGCAAGTCCTCCAACTTGTACAAAGCTGCTGTCCTAAAGAAG GTATCAGAGATGAAGAAAAGTGCACctggagaaaaaggaggaggtgTCAAGACCGACGGCAGGAGTGAAACCAGAGAAAATGAGTCAAAACTCAAAGAGGaaccttcctcctcttcttctgccTCCTTTTCTGAGGAGCTGCAGGGGTTCACATCTGCATCTGAGATCTACTCT ATGAAGCGTAAGAGAGTAGGAGCAGGTCTGAGGGGATCATCCGACCCCTTCCAGACTGCTAAGGATCTGCTGAAGGCCTCCATGTCGGACACTGTGTCTAACAAGGGGACAGAGAGCGGCGGATTTTACAGTGACAGCTCAGGAGGCTCCGGAGAGACAAGCGGCGATGCATCTTCGGCTGTAACGTCGTCCATCAGAGCCAGAGCGaacgccgccgccgccgccaccATGAACAGCCCGACGAAGGCGGGCAGAGCCATGAGCAAGAAGCAGCAGAAGCTAGCGGAAGCGGCAAAGAGCTCCCGCAACATTTCCCAGTATTTTGCGAAGAAAGAAACAACGGAGGACAGCCAGGAGGAGGCGGAGACGCCGAGGGGACTTGATGCTATGTTATCTCACACCACAGCGGTGGTCGCTCAAGAAAGCGTTAGCCAGCAGGAACACTCACCCGTCACTGTGGACGATGTAGAGATCAGTCCTGTAGAGACTCAGGATGTGATCcaagaagaaagtaaaaacaaagtaaTAGTCATTActgatgatgaagaggaggaaaaacATAAAACGGAGACGTTGGAGCTGGAGCAGCTTCAAGACACATCTATAGAGTATATGAAGTCCACTGCAGA acaaaacaaacctGAGGATGAAGCTAAACCACCTCTAACAGAAGGG ttgaCAGATGATATAAAAGCGAATAAGAGCGAGTCGTCTCCTCCAGCGAAGCGCAGCCGGCCCTTAGACAGAAGAGTAACGTTCAACCCCAATGTGCAGGAGAGGGCCCTGATCCCCGCCAACGAGCCACCCAAGCCTGTGACGCTGAAGGAGGCCGCTGATATTGTGGTCCGCTATCTGGACCCCTTTTACACTCAGGGAAAGTTTGCCACCAAG GAGCTGTTTAAGTCCTTTGCCCGCTACTTATCTCACCTTCTCACAGAGGGCAGGAGTCGGGGAAAAGGCCAAG ttAAAGCAGAAGCCAAAGCTATCATCAAGAAGTTCTTCAGCAGAGTCAAGCGCTGTGAGAGCGAGGCAGACTGGAAGCACCTAAAAAGACCGCAGAGCTGTAAAACCACAGAGAACAATGAATGA